In the Fibrobacter sp. UWR3 genome, ATGGGCACCGATTCTACGGAATCGTGCGACTACCCGGTGTTCGCCGACAAGGTCTGCAACAAGGTAACCGGCAAGGAAGCCGACTGCGGAATCCTCATCTGCGGTACGGGCATCGGCATGAGCATGGCCGCCAACAAGCACAAGGGCATCCGCGCGGCAGTCGTCGGCGACCTCACCTCCTGCGAATTCACGCGCCTCCACAACGACGCGAACGTTCTCTGCATGGGGGCACGCATCATCGCCTACGCGCAGTGCGAAGTTTTCGCGACCAAGTTCCTCGAGACGGAATTCATGGGCGGCAAGCACAAGAAGCGCATCGACATGTTCGAGCCGGCATAGTTTTAGGCCATTTTTGCCTAATTTGAGCAATTTACAGATTTTTCGTTCACTTTCGCGCTTTTTTTGCTAAATTAATTAACGTATGGTGCAGTTCAGTCAAACGTCATGGCAAGAGTTCTCGCTTCCGAATGTATTGGAAACGCTTCAATATGCTCCCCTGAACTTGACTATCGGCAAGAGCCCGCTTCTCCATTACATATTCCCTAAGGAACTTGCCGCCGGTGCAACAATCAAGTACCAGCTGCAGTTCGGCTTCAGGGTCATCAGGTGGACCGGCATCATCAGTTCGGTCAAGGACAACCAGGTGACGGTGCGGCTGGGTCAAGGCCCGTTCCGCGGGTTCACCGCCAGCCACAAGTTCGTACCCGAAGGGCACATGACCGCCTGCTACGACGAATTCTCGTTCCAGGGGTTCACGAACATCCCCGAAGAGACTTTTGCGAGCATAATGGCTAACGCAAGCGTGGTTTACGGGATATACGCCCGCAAGGACACGCGCGACATAGTCCTTTCCGTAGAATCCCAAAAGAAGACGCAGGCATTCGAATCGCTCGACCTGGGTGCCACGGCGGGTTAAGCCCGCACCGGGGGTTCCGCCATGTATTCCTCACTGGAACAAGCGCTGCTTGACCTGGAAAAGGCAGGCATGCTCAGGCGTATCCGCGAAGAGGTGGACCCGTACCTGGAAATGGCCGAAATTGCACGGCAGGCATTCGACAGCAAGGGGCCGGCACTGCTTTTCGAGAAGGTAAAGGGGAGCAGGTTCCGCGCCGCATGCAACATCTTCGGTACGCGCGAACGCATGGATTTCTTGTTCCGCGACACGCTCGAAAGCACAAGGACCGCGGTCCTGTTCAAGTCGAACCCCGCAGAATTCTTTAGGCATGCGGGCCCCGCCACGTTGTTACGCGCGGCAAAAGCGGGCATCCGTTCACTCCCCAGGTGTTCGGGCAGTATCCGCGACTTCGAGGAATGCACGCTCGCCGACCTCCCGCAAATCGTAGGCTGGCCCGAAGACGGCGGGCCGTTCCTCACGCTCCCGCAGGTGGCGACGCTCCCGAGTGACGGCGCGAAGATTCTCACCGCAAACCTCGGCATGTATCGCGTGCAGATTGCGGGGAACGACTTTGCCCCCGACGAATGCGGCATCCACTACCAGATTAACCGCGACATCGCAAGGCACCACCGGAAGGCCATCGAAGAAGGCCGCGCGCTCAAGGTGAGCGTGTTCCTGGGCGGGCCTCCCGCACATACCGTCGCCGCGGTGATGCCCATGCCCGAAGACCTCTCGGAACTCACCTTCGCCGGAATGCTCGGCGGGAGGCGCTTCCGCTACTTTATGCACGAGGGTTACATCGTCTCGAGCGATGCGGACTTCTGCATCCTAGGAGAGGTCGCTCCCGAGCTCAAGCCCGAGGGGCCATTCGGCGACCACGTGGGCTACTATTCCGGCAAGCACCTCTTCCCCTACCTGAAAGTGAAGAAGGTACTCTGCAAGAAGAACGCGATTTACCCGTTTACCTCCGTAGGCAGGCCCCCGAAAGAAGACACGATTTTCGGCGAGTTCATACACGACATTACCCGGCCGATGGTCCCCTCGTCGCTCCCGGGCGTAGAGGCAGTCCACGCGGTCGATGCGTCGGGAGTGCACCCGCTGTGTCTCGCCGTCGCGAAGGAAAACTTTATACCCTACATCAGGCCCGAGGAACGCGAGCCTCTCGAGCTCCTGAAGACGGCCAACGCGCTGCTCGGATTCAACCAGGTGTCGCTCGCGAAGTACCTGATGGTGGCCGCGAAGGAAGATGCCCGCAAGCCACTGGATGCCCGCGACGTTCCGGCATTCTTCGCGCACGTGCTCGAGCGCGCAGACTTCGCGCGAGACTTGCACTTCCAGACCTCCACCTTCATCGACACGCTCGACTACACGGGAACGCGACTCAATCACGGTTCCAAGCTCGTGATTGCCGCGGCAGGCATCAAGCGCAGGGAACTGCGCGAATGCGCGGGCGACCTTGACGGGCTCAAGCTGCCCGTGGGCTTCAGCAACGCTCAAATCGCGATGAAGGGCGTGCTCGCCGTGCAGTGGAACGGCGGTTCAAGTGCCGCCGAGCGCACCACCGAATTAAACGGCGACGCGGACAATCCGGGCGAAAACGGCGCCCACCCCGCTCCCGAAAACATCGCGCAGCTCCGCGACGCCCTCGCAAGTTGGGAATTCCACGAAAACTACCCGTGGGTGAGTATCGTGAACGACACCTCCACCATCGGGGGCAACACGCAAAAAAGCCTGGACGATTTCCTGTGGCTAACGTTCACGCGTTCCGACCCCGCGCAAGACATCTACGGGCTAAACGAGCGCTTTGTGCAGAAACACTGGGCGATAGACGCCCCGCTCATCGTGGACGCCACCATCAAGCCGCGCCACCAGAAGGCGCTTGAAGTTCCAGACAACGTTGTCTTAATGGCAAAGGAGGTTCTAGAGAATGCACGCTAGTTCCCTCCCCTCCATATACAAAGTTCTACTTTTGACCGTGACAATCCTTGCTACAGCGATTGCGCCCGCACAGGCGCAAAAATGCGGCATGGCCTACGCGCACCAGAACAGCAGGCAAAAATCCGTATTGCACCCCGCCGCAGCACTCCGATTCAGGAACTGCGATGCACGCGAATACTACGACAGCGTCTATACCCGCGAAACGGAACACTTCCAGATATTCTACACGCTGGGTATAGGCCCGCACGCAACCAGGCCCGAATTTGTAGACTCGCTCGCCGTAACGCTCGAAAATGCGCTGACGTTCCACACGAAAACCATGAAAATGCGCGCACCGCAGGGCATCGACACCACGAGTCACTACCAGATGCCCGTGAAGGTCGGGCTCTACCCCGTCGAAGTTGCCGAAATAGACTTTCTCCGCGACCCGAGAAGCGTGCTCAAGGCAGACGCCTGCAACGGTTGCTACGGAGTGACATACCCGAGCCCCAAGGATTACCACAAGTCCGAAATAATCATCGACAACGATTTCAAGTACGTGCCGGAAAACGCGACCGCCACAAGTTCAATCGAGCGGGACGAAAAGACCTGCACCTACCCCACCTCAACCGTAGAGCAAAACAGCACAGCCTACCAGTACTCCTACAACAAGGAGTTCGCCAAGGGCATCCAGGTCACCATATACCACGAGATGTTCCACGCCGTGCAGTTGCAGTACATGGACCTGTTCAATCACTGGACTTACTGGATAGAGGCTTCCGCTGCCGGAAACGAGGAAGTCGGAGCCCCCGATATCGACGACTACTTCCTGTACGTCAGCAGGTTCTTCAACTACGGCGGAACTGCGATAGACGCTATCGAGTACGAGTATGGTCTCGTAATTCTCTACCTGTACCTGTACAACCACGTGGACAAGCACTTCGACAAGGAAATCTGGGAACTTTTCGAAACCAAACCGAATGCGCCCTTCAAGGAAAATCTCAAGAAGATTCTTGAAAAGCGGGGCTTGGACGGCGATTCGCTATTCCACGACTTCGCGACGTCGGCAGCGCTCTCCGGAAAGAACGCGAACGCAGTAAGCAATGCACGCTGGATTCACGAAGACCAGCCAAGATGGGCTCCGGCGACTGCAAAGCGTTCGACGTTTATTGACGGGAGCGAAGGTCAAGACAAGTTCACGCCCAACATTCCACTCTACTCACTCGACTTCTACCTGGGCGGCACCCCGGACCTTGACGAATACAAAGGCAAGGCTACGGCGCTTGTGTTCAACGGCGAAAAGATCGGCATCAGGGAAATCAAGAACACGGCCTCGGTGGATTCCATCATCAAGGACGCCTTCTTCGCCGATTCCATCATGTGGGTGTTCAGCAGTTTCGACAATCCGAAACGCATTCCCGAAATGGTAATGGATTCCACGCTTCGCGCCTTCCCCATGCCCTGGCGCGGCAACGGCTCGCTCTGCTTTACTCCGCTACCGGAATCCAAGAAGTTTATCGAAATTCGTAACGCCCGCGGGGACCTGGTGCTGCGCGAACCCTACGAAAAGACGACGCACTGCATCAACGAAGACAACGTAAAGAGTTCGATGAAGCCGGGCGTGTACCGCTTCCGTGCAGGCTCCCGCGGGAAGACTGAAAAGTTTATCGTCACGTACTAGAAGTCTAAATGACGGTATCGGCAAAAAAATAGGACCAAATCAAGAAAAAAAGCCGGCTTAGTCCTATCTTTGAAGCGCAAAAACACTAAATCATAGGACTAAATGCCTAAAAAAAGTGATTTAGTCCTATCTCAGTAAAGAATTTTGGCGAGTTGAGTAAAAAACTGGAGCAAAAAAGCCTCTTCGATAGGACTAATCGCTCAAAAACAGGGCGTTTAGTCCTATTTTAGAGCAATTCCCCGATCCAGGGGAAGATATTGTCCTGATTCTCGAGTTTTACGAGGAGCGACGTATCGGGCTTTTTGCGACCCATCGCGAGTCCGGTCATCGCGGCGGCGTAGAGGGCGCACACGTTCCTGTAGTGCGTGTTCTCGCGGAAGCGCGCGTAGTCGGCCGCAGACTTGTTGTGAATCATAAACGCCCAGTCGGAGGCCTGGAACAGCAGGAGCTCGCGGGCCATTTGCGCGTAATACCTGCGATACAGCCGGGTCTGCGCGGTCTTGCCCTTCTTCTCGCGGGCAACGAGCGCGCGGCGGAACTCTTCCATCATGCCGCGCATGCGGAAGAATAGCGGGTACGCGTGACTCACCTCGTCGTTCATCCAGACTTCACCGAAACCTCCCTCGCCCCATGAGGAGAATATCGGGCTATGTACCGCCTCGTCGCAGGAGGAATACATCGTGGTCTCGAGAGAGGCCATCTCTACCGTATTGGATGCGGCGGCGCGCTCGAACATCTTCTCGATAAACAGCGGGCCCTCGAACCACCAGTGCCCAAAGAGTTCCGCATCGTAGGGGCACAGGATGGAGACCTTGTTGCCTTCCATGTTCGGAAGGAGTTCGGTGACGGTCGCCTCGCGGTTCGCTACGAAGAGTCGCGCGTGGTCCTCGACCAGGCGCATCGCGTTCCACGGGCGGTAAATCTGCTTGTCCTCGCTCCCGGTAATGCGGTAGTACTTGAGGCCGGTCTCGATGGGTGTATCGCCCGCCATGAAGTAATCGCCCAGGTAGCCACGGTCGCGTTCATTTGCGATATCCTTGAAGAACTCGCGGTACTCGGGGTGCCCCGGGTAGCCAGTCTTGCGGCTCCATACTTCCATGGAACTCGCCTGCTCGCGGCCCATGCAATAAAGCCCCGCAGGGGTCTTTATTGGCGCAAATACTCCGTATTTGGGTGCGGGCTTTGCCAAAAGCACGCCGTGGGTCTCGAGGAAGAAGTACTTGAACCCGAATTCGGCGAGAAGGCGGTCAAGACCTTCGAAGTACCCGCACTCGGGGAGCCAAAGCCCGCTGGGCCTGCGCCCGAAGGCTTCTTCAAATGCACGCACGGTAACGCCCAGCTGCAGGCGAATCGCCTGCACGTCGGACTGGTACGCCGGCAAGAACGGGTGGGTCCCCACGCAGGTAAGGAGGTTGAGCTTGCCGCATTCCTCGAGCTGTTTTAACGCGGGCACAATCTCGCAACCGCAGTCGCGCTCCCACGTGTCAATAAGCGCAACCTGTCTCCGGTAGTAAAAATCCACCACAGTCGCAATGTCATCGTTCCCGCGGGCGCGCTCGCGTTCCTTCCCGATAAGTTCCATCTGCATGTGCAGATGGCGCGTGAACTTTTCGAGCAACAAACTGTCGGTAAGCATCGCGAGGAGCGCAGAGGAAACGCTCAGGTTGAGCGTTCCCGGCACGCCCTTCTCCTGCAGGCGGCGGAGCATCTGGATTAGCGGCAGGTATGTTTCCGCCATAGCCTCGAAAAACCAGTTCTCTTCCAAGAACCGGTCATATTCAGGCTCGCGCACAAAAGGCAGGTGCGCGTGCAGCAGCAGGTGTATTTTACCGGGCGCGGACAATTAGCCCTCGTGGGTTTAGAGCAGGCCAGCCTACTCCGTGCGCTTCACCACAATGGGCACGATCGTTGTCGGGAAGTCGCCATCCTTGTCGGTTGCGAACACCGGGATAATCTTCGTAGAATCCGGCAGGTCCTCTTCAAAGCTGAAGGTGCCATCCGGGTTCAGCGGGAACGGCTCGCCGCGCACCTGGAGGTGTGCATCCGGGCGGGTTCCACCGTAAACGATCAAGCGGGTCTTGACCCACAGGAAGAAATCCTTCCCGTAGTTCACGGAATCCTTCGGGAATTCAAGCTTGTTGCTCTTGAGGGCGGCGCTGGAAAGTGCACCCGAGAACATGGAACCCGAGGAGCTGGAAAGCGTGCCGAGTGCGTTTTCGAGCCAGTTCTTCGCAGACATGCTCGAAAGTCCCGAACTGCCGAAACCGCCCATGGCGGCGCCGCCGAGGGACGCCTTCACGAACACGTCGTCCACGTTCACCTGGGAACCTTCCGGAGAGTAGGCCTGCACCGGGACGGATTCCACGAGCGGCATAAAGTTCTTGCCTTCGGCAAAGCCGAGCACGGCCACCGTATTGGAGGTAGCCTTGTTTTCCACATACCAGCTGCGGGCATCGGCGGGCACCACCACGTCGTGGAACTTGCGCTTCTTGCTGCGCTTCACGGTGAGGTCGTCCGAAATATCGAACAGGCGGAGCACCAGCTTGCCCTTGCCCTTCTTGGCGCGCTTGATACGGTCCTCGGAAACTTCCCAGAAGGCCTGCATCCAGTTCGGGTCCTTCTGCATGAGCACGAGGTATTCGGGGTCGAAGTTCTGCGCCATGCTGGCAGTCTTCGTCACGGGCTTCGCGGCGGCCTTCGGAGCGGCGACCTTCACCGACTTTGCAGATTTCCTTGCGGTAGATTTCAGCACCACATCGGTCTGTTCCGATGCCTTCGGAGCAGACTTCGCAGAAGCCTTCGCCGTCACCTTCGCGGCAATCTTTGCAACGGGTTTCGCCGCAGTCTGCGTGGCGGTCTTCGCGACGGTCTTTACCGCAGTCTTTGCGGCACTCTTTGCCGTAGCGGTCTTCGTCGCGACCTTTTCTACCACCTTTTCGGCTTCCTTGGCGGCAGTCTTCACCGCCTTCGTTATCTTGGAGGTCGTTTCCTTGACGGCCTTTTCCACCACCTTCTTGGTGGCCTTAGTCTTTGCTGTTTTTTTCGTAGCCATTACTAGCCTCCTTCGAAAATCTACCTGCGGGACTGTCCCCAGCTGCCGATACCCATCAAGCCGAGACGGATTCCCAGGAACACTTCATCCCAGTTGCCCTCGGATTCAGAGAAGCGCTTGCCGCCCTGGAGCGCGAGGTCCACGGCGATACCCTTCCTGCCCAGCGGGAAGTTCGCACCAATGGAACCGCCCACCTCGTAAACGTCCTCGATGTACCAGTTCTTGTACCATGCGCCTGCACGGTAGGTAATCCTGTCCCAGAACGGGTCGTAGTACAGCCCACTGCCATCGCGCTGGTAACCTACGGATGCGACAAAGTCGTTCTGCGTCTTGGTCACGCTCCGCATGTCGTAGCTATGCCCCACGTTATCGATGTCCTTGTCCCAGGCGCGCCACTGCAAGTCGGCCATCACGTTGTGCCTCTTGGCAAGGCGGTAGTTGACACCGGTCGCAAACATGGCGGGAACCTCGATGCGACGGTCAATCTCGCTCGGCACAAGCGTATCAATTTCCGAGAACCGGAAGTTGTATTCCAGTTCGTTCAAAAGCGTATAGCCCGTCGTGTACGAGAAGTAGAACGAGGACTGACGACCGCGATACTGCACGGAGCCGGTGTAGTAGCCGGGGTGATGCTCAACTTCCCACGAGCCTTCCACGTAGTCCGTAATTTCCCTGTTGTTGGTGGCCCACAGGTCTTCTTCAGCGACGGATTCCTTGTTCGGGCCAAGCGTAAGGCTGCGCTTCATGCTCCCCATCACGATATGCATGGACGCACCCAGAGAAACATTGCGGAGGTACGGGAGACGCACCGCGTATGTCGGCACAATCTCGTAGACGCTTCCGTTGTATTCAATCTTCGCGTTGGCAGATAATGCGGAATCGGAAATCTCCTCGCGGATAAC is a window encoding:
- the rpiB gene encoding ribose 5-phosphate isomerase B is translated as MRTFPLVNREIIMFKTIAIGCDHAAFEYKEKLIKFLEGKGYKVLDMGTDSTESCDYPVFADKVCNKVTGKEADCGILICGTGIGMSMAANKHKGIRAAVVGDLTSCEFTRLHNDANVLCMGARIIAYAQCEVFATKFLETEFMGGKHKKRIDMFEPA
- a CDS encoding glycoside hydrolase family 57 protein; the protein is MSAPGKIHLLLHAHLPFVREPEYDRFLEENWFFEAMAETYLPLIQMLRRLQEKGVPGTLNLSVSSALLAMLTDSLLLEKFTRHLHMQMELIGKERERARGNDDIATVVDFYYRRQVALIDTWERDCGCEIVPALKQLEECGKLNLLTCVGTHPFLPAYQSDVQAIRLQLGVTVRAFEEAFGRRPSGLWLPECGYFEGLDRLLAEFGFKYFFLETHGVLLAKPAPKYGVFAPIKTPAGLYCMGREQASSMEVWSRKTGYPGHPEYREFFKDIANERDRGYLGDYFMAGDTPIETGLKYYRITGSEDKQIYRPWNAMRLVEDHARLFVANREATVTELLPNMEGNKVSILCPYDAELFGHWWFEGPLFIEKMFERAAASNTVEMASLETTMYSSCDEAVHSPIFSSWGEGGFGEVWMNDEVSHAYPLFFRMRGMMEEFRRALVAREKKGKTAQTRLYRRYYAQMARELLLFQASDWAFMIHNKSAADYARFRENTHYRNVCALYAAAMTGLAMGRKKPDTSLLVKLENQDNIFPWIGELL
- a CDS encoding DUF4912 domain-containing protein, producing MATKKTAKTKATKKVVEKAVKETTSKITKAVKTAAKEAEKVVEKVATKTATAKSAAKTAVKTVAKTATQTAAKPVAKIAAKVTAKASAKSAPKASEQTDVVLKSTARKSAKSVKVAAPKAAAKPVTKTASMAQNFDPEYLVLMQKDPNWMQAFWEVSEDRIKRAKKGKGKLVLRLFDISDDLTVKRSKKRKFHDVVVPADARSWYVENKATSNTVAVLGFAEGKNFMPLVESVPVQAYSPEGSQVNVDDVFVKASLGGAAMGGFGSSGLSSMSAKNWLENALGTLSSSSGSMFSGALSSAALKSNKLEFPKDSVNYGKDFFLWVKTRLIVYGGTRPDAHLQVRGEPFPLNPDGTFSFEEDLPDSTKIIPVFATDKDGDFPTTIVPIVVKRTE
- a CDS encoding UbiD family decarboxylase, with the protein product MYSSLEQALLDLEKAGMLRRIREEVDPYLEMAEIARQAFDSKGPALLFEKVKGSRFRAACNIFGTRERMDFLFRDTLESTRTAVLFKSNPAEFFRHAGPATLLRAAKAGIRSLPRCSGSIRDFEECTLADLPQIVGWPEDGGPFLTLPQVATLPSDGAKILTANLGMYRVQIAGNDFAPDECGIHYQINRDIARHHRKAIEEGRALKVSVFLGGPPAHTVAAVMPMPEDLSELTFAGMLGGRRFRYFMHEGYIVSSDADFCILGEVAPELKPEGPFGDHVGYYSGKHLFPYLKVKKVLCKKNAIYPFTSVGRPPKEDTIFGEFIHDITRPMVPSSLPGVEAVHAVDASGVHPLCLAVAKENFIPYIRPEEREPLELLKTANALLGFNQVSLAKYLMVAAKEDARKPLDARDVPAFFAHVLERADFARDLHFQTSTFIDTLDYTGTRLNHGSKLVIAAAGIKRRELRECAGDLDGLKLPVGFSNAQIAMKGVLAVQWNGGSSAAERTTELNGDADNPGENGAHPAPENIAQLRDALASWEFHENYPWVSIVNDTSTIGGNTQKSLDDFLWLTFTRSDPAQDIYGLNERFVQKHWAIDAPLIVDATIKPRHQKALEVPDNVVLMAKEVLENAR